The Bactrocera dorsalis isolate Fly_Bdor chromosome 2, ASM2337382v1, whole genome shotgun sequence region TATGAGAAGgcattctttttcttcttcacaTTTGAAAATCTGCAAACGTCTTGTGTAAGACGGTAAATCTGAAATATACGAAGTTCCTACTGAAATACTGGAATACTCACTGGTCACAGTCTGGTGGATTACACGCTTGCAGAATTGGACtgacaccagggaaacaatgacACATATCTTGTGCCCTTGTACCGCATATACTAAGCTACGCTTTAAGCATTTGTGCCTCCAAAGGTATGAGACGCCGGAAAAAGTATCGATACTGAGGTCACATCGTAACGGTTACATCACAAAAGGTTAATACTGGTCAATACGTGGCTTATttgcctaccagactaacctaaccttctTCATGGGTAATATCTGTACCCACGTATTAACTGTTTCCAAGCTCAAAAATCGGTTTCGGTAGTATGAAAATAATAAGTATGTTCTCaaaaacatcaaaacggctTTAAACTTTAGTCAGGAAAAGAAATCATCTATCAGGTTGATCATTCCCAGCGGAAGATGACGCCTTATTCATAGACACGTTGGCTTTAGGATCATTAGGTGAAAGCGGTTATAGACTTCTGAAGTCAGTAAATGAAAGCTTTCTCTGAAAGATTTCCGCAGTTTTACATCAACGACCTTGCCGCTGGGTTTCCTTTGAGGTTATGTGTGTTTTTGATGCgacttttgaaagcttttatatGCCCAATATGTTTTGTTATTCGAAACACTTTACTTTGGTGACCAGTTCATAACatctttttgttgtttcatcTAAATTGTCCACGCAAAAAGTTAACCATGGTGAATGTTGTGCGGCCTATAGTATCGTCCTGTTGCATTCACGCatataattttcgttttaatgggttttgttgttgttgtaccggCGGAAAATTTGCTTCAAAGAACTTTAAAGCATGCAGCTGAGTTGGCATTCCTCGAGTGGATGTCCGGGCGGGTTTTGGGTTTCGGGTTCCGCGGtcattccggttacgtagacccgactgtcgtggttAATGATGAAAGTCTGAACgatattgttttcaaaaaaggacgcataaatttcgaaaatcatCCAAAGCTCTTATTCACTGTTGAAGATCGTGTAGGCCTACTGACGCCTTTCAGCATATGCATTAAGCCAAATAACAGCTCTTccattttgatgaaaaaaagtcaaatttgttttttgtttacattttagagtcatatattcatgtatatataattctttTATGCTTAAATACTATTACTACAGTAcagttgtttgtatgtatgtaactaaagCTTTTCCTATCACAGTTCACAAAACTACACAAGTTTCTTACAAAGTTAATTCGCTAATAACagtttacattaaaaaattatgtgattaaaattaaaaaacaatttgcaCTTAAACTAAATGAGACCGTCGTTTGATTAATTAAGTACATGCTCGAGCTCAGTCACTGGCTATACGTCTGCTGGCCGCCACTGCCTTACTACCAAGGACGCCAGACACTTGTTGCGGATACTTGCAATAGACCGTTGCTGCTGGCTGCCGTTTGGCTAGAGGTAGTCGACTCATTGTCACTAGCATAACCGCTAGAAACCGGACTGTACATGCTGGAGGCGGCGCTGGAGGTGGGTGTAGCTGCACCGCAATTGACGCTCAACGGCTGATTGACAGCGGTGCGCACCTCCTGATGCTGTGACTCCAATTGATTCAAACGCAAACCGAGTTGTGTCATCAGCTGTGTGCCCAACTGGACATCCACATTCGGCAATGTGGCGAGACAACGTGAAATTTCATGTGCCGCCTTAATGTAACCGGAACGGAAACTTTGACGTGCGCCTTCATCGCTGCGCTTGGCTGTGGTTTGTTGCTGACGCATTTTACGCAAATGTTCAACAGTCAATTCGAGAATGTCGGCCTTCTCCAATTTCACCTCCGGATcgccactttgttgttgcacacaTTCGGCCATCAGATCTTTGAGCTCGTCCAAGCACTGATTGATGCGCGCACGACGTTTACGCTCCAATAGCGGCTTCATCACTTTGCGATAACGATAAGTCTTTGATAATTCATAAGCGCTGGTTGccatcttgttgttgtttatttttatttatactttgtaCTTTTGCTAGAAAAactcgaaaataatttttacttttctctCCTTCGGATGTTGTTTTCTTTACAAGTTCTGCAACGAGAATGCTGAGTACGCCAGGAATGTGCCGTGCTTTTATAGCTGCACGTGGCTAAACATGTTAACCACCGCTCCCTGCGCACAGCGCTTGTAGTGCTCGTGCTCAACGCGCGCTCATTGCAAAGCCTGCCAAGCGACCGTTGAGAGAGTGTAGTGCGTAAAACGGGAGTGAGAGTATCACACCAACAGCGTTTGGTGAAGGCGAACACCTGCGTGTGGCTGGCAAACAGGATTGCCCACTCACTCACTGACTGACTGGAGTGGAAGTTGACTGGTGGTTGAATTGAGCGCACAGCCGACTCGAACCGAGCTGTCTCGGTGAAAGGCGATACCGCTGCGCTGCTAGTGGTTGTTCTTGGCTTTATTGTTGCTTTCACTGCTCGTGTTATACGTTCGTTGCGCGCTCTGTTGTAATCGTTGCACGCTGCGCCGATCCTGTTCCAGCTCTCTGCACTCTACTCTTAAGGGCTGTTCGCATTTATGAACTTGCTCATTTTGCTGTGAGGGTGCAGCTGATTTCTTATAAGCTACTTGATCATTATACGcatatctgttggttgttggttgttgctgttgttgttggtggttgtTTTTGTATGCAAGGTAAAATAAATTAACCTCCTGCTCAACGAAAGCTGCTGCGGCGGCGGCTGTTGTTGTAGTCCTTTTTCGAAACCGTGGGAAACACTTTACCACTCAGTTTCCCacacgattttttttctttccttctTTATTTACACCccgtaattttgttgttgtgctcgaCGCAACGGCTCGTTATTGTCGTCAGTGTTATTATCACCGCGCTGTGAACAGTACTCATCCCCTTTTCTTGGGGTGACTGTGTGTTTGCTGATAACGATTGGGTACAGTGGTTCAGGTTTGACTTTGAGTAGTTTCAAATTGTGGGCGAGCAAGTGTGCGTATGTAAAAGGGTTTACTGGTAGCGCCAAGAGTGAACTCTgactttttgattttgtttacaacagcgcgcgaGTCggtcttccttttcgctgtttgggcCAATTGGAGATTCGAGGTGTGGCCAGGTCCTCCTCCGAttagtctttccaacggagtggaggtcttcctatttctctgcttcccccgacgggtactgcttcacatactctcagagctggagtgttttcacccattcggacaatatgacctagccgctgtctcttaattcgctgaactatgtcaatgtcgacgtccatgcctctgcaccaaacGGGGATGATGAGCTTCTTGTAGAATTTGATCGTTGTacgtcgggagaggactttacttcccaatttcctactcagtccgaagtagcccctgttggcaagaaatattctgcgttggatttcgaggctgacattattgttggtgttaatgctggttccaagatagacaaaatcatctacgacttcgaagttatgtcTGTAAACAgtgacccatttgcttcgcagattgtagggtctccctccctggattgggcagagcatatTTAAACTCCAATCCGTGATCTGTCAAcattcaacaaaaatatgcttGTCCTCTCTCAGATTTCTACATGTCTTATgggattaaaatatttcaatacccATCATACTATAATGGATTAAGGCTCTTTGATAATTTTGTGAGTCTAAATATAACATATTATGGTCAATTTCAATGTCTCAGATCTCGGACTTTAGCAACGTTATAACATTTCTGACAATGTAGTATGACGTTATTGATTTCTCGAGCTTTTTGCAATTTAGAGGAGGTATTTCTGAAGACGACTGACGACTATTCTGGTAGTTTTCAACTCGTCCGTGGCAATATTATCGAGGTGTAAACAATGAAAAATTGATAGGAAATCTTTTATTGATCTCTTTAACTTTCTATCTTCGGTTTGACAGATACACAGGCAGGCAGAAGATCCCGGTTAAGGAAGTTCTCTGAATGGACAgtgtgaataaaatattttggaagaaTAAAGACAATTACATGATTTTTTGGCTGGTACAGTTATGGTTCTAGATATCTATCAGATCAATTTTGGGACAAGCTGCTTTGAGGTCATTAAAAACATACTCTGGGGTTTCGAACGACAACTGCCGTTAGCATAATTCGGATTTCCCGCGAATCCGCATGTATATCAAGGACGCTCCACTTTTCGGAGAGGCTATGCTCAGCTTGCGGATTTCCATCAGCAGTACGGATCCATCTTAAATAATTCGGCACGGCAGGTTTCGACTGTCGCTGTGTATGACGGATGCATTTTAGGAGAGGCTGTTTTCAGGTCATCAGAAATAGGCTTTGGAGTTTCGAACGAAAAGTGCCGttagaaaaaatttgatttccCGCGGATCCGCATGTAAGTCAAGCTCTGCTTGATAGTCACATACGCAGCCCATTCAAGTCTGAAGTCTGGCGTCTATCTTTAATAGCCTTCATTTaactatattatttatatacatggtAAATTTAATCAGTTCTGTTTTCCTTTTGTCCCACTGTACACGCTAATGTGTTGTTTGCCAATCTAGGATATTATTTATCCATTGCGCGGCTGACTCGTTCAACGATGATACTCAGTAGCTGTTATGTGCCAGTGAGCTAAATTCCCGAAAAACTACCACCTGCCTTTCGTCAAATTTCGACGACTGACGAGCAccgtaaacacacacacacacatgagcaCACTTGAAATGACTGCTGGCTAAGCGTTGGCTGCTGCTACGCTTGCTTTTGCAATTGTGGCTGCTACCACTCTTCAGCACGCCaatggacagacggacggacggatggacagacggaCGAATGACAGACCAACGTACGCTTGGACGAACGAACGCACAGCGGATGGATGAACGTGTGTGCCTGTGTATAAATGTGTGGACAGACCGAGCTGGCTGGTTTACGGATGTGGCCACTAGAGCGACTTATTGACTGCTTTGCTACACTAACTGCCaacgttgctgttgttgtaatcaCACAAACTTCCAGTGTTGTTGTTTACGCTTTTATAGGACGAATGCCGTTTTGACTCACTGACTGTCGCAACTGACACGCTTCTGCTGTGCGTGGATGCGACTCTGGTTGCGGCTGTGGCTCCGTCTGCGGCTGCGGCTGATTTGTTGCTGCGTCAACACACCATCGAGTGTGAGAAAATTTTCTCGCTTGCAGCTGTCGTTGTTTAATATTTGATtcgtttttttcatttactccgttttcttttgtttttgttccacTCTTTAAttcgatttgttgttgctgattgttgtttttatttgaagtagTTCTGTTTTCTTTGCTCCATGATGTGCCTGCAAATTAGTGCGCACACGCAGACACACCGCaccctacatacatatgcacataagtatatacagatagacaTTCGATTGCCGGATGATCGTCGGCGCGGCTGCGCGGAGTGTGGACAGCGCGTATCAGATCATAATTGCCACGTCGCGTTGGCGTTTGCTTTGGTTGGCATTGCTGGGTGTCTGCTTGGAATGAGTCGTTCACACGAGCGAGTTTGCGCACATACATGCCAACACGCAGACAGTGGTGTGGAGGATCGCCCGACGTAGTAGCAAAAgttgtaataacaacaacaatgcgcacAACAATGAAGTGTGCATGGGATGTGGCAATAAAAGGATTAGGGTCAGCTCGTAATACaattccacacatacatatgcatatatttgtgAGTGCATGCGTATGCGCCTAGGTCCTACATACACCAAACGAACACTCGCTATATTGGTGTAATAAAAACCTTGACTTTTGTAATGTTGACTGTGTTTTTATTGTGGAGCTGCAGCCTTGCAGGAGTGCTTTAGTATGTAgatgcacatacttatgtaaatatgtattgtttttatttattaaaagtgaATCATGAATGTGGTTCGTTGGAGTTTGCTGGGGATCGCTGTCTTGGGGTCCATGCCACATGTTGTTGTAGAGATGCTTATGTCGCTGCTGTGCcactttctcagcaacattgAAATGTTTCACTCGGTTAATTGCAGTAAAATTGGTATGTAATGAGGGTTGTGGAGCTCGGAGCTCTCTGCCAATGGTATTCGAAATTTTGTCTCAGTTGTAATCTTGTGCGCTGCATGTGGTTGATTTCTTGTTGAGGGTGCATCACTTGTGGAAGGGTTAATTTTGTATTACACGCATTTATTATACGATTGCTTCGAAAAACCGTCTAATCCTTTGCgtgggaaaaatatttttctgaaatgCAATCACTTTTGTATTGTCTTGAGTGTAATTGTTTTGTAGAGTTATGTTCCTTGTACGCATAATCTTGCGACACAACCTTTGGTTCGTTCACCTTTAATGAGCTTAAAGTGGTTATTGATTTATAAGggtaaaacattgaaaaaaaatcttgtgggaaaatatttttctacgaaATTTATACCGTAAAATTCAAATAGATTATATTCCTTTTAGCGGGTTAAGATTTATTTAACAGGTGTTTCACTATAGATTGCTCAAAATTTACGAAATCCACAGAATTTTGATGTTTACTTATACAAGACCGCTTAtgcaattatagccgagtttagaACAGCGCGCAAGTCGTTTTTTTTTCcttgtttggcgccaattggaaattccaagtatagtcaggtccttttccacctgatcTTTACGTCGGCTTGCCCCGCCGGGCAGTGCGTCGAATCAGATGTTGTAATCGACTACGCCTCTGttccatatagtaggacgggaataatgagtaacttataaagtttgctctttgttcgtcgagagaaaaCTTTACTACTCATTTGCTTACTCAGTGCGAAggagcacctgttgacaagagttaatctgcgttgaatttcgaggctgacattgtagTTGGTGTTAATTCTTGCTccaagataggcgaaattatctacgatttcgaagttatggTAGTCAACTGTGCCGTGGGAGCCGAGTCGAGCGTGCGactactgtttgtttgatgacaggagatatttcgtcttaggGAATCTCAGctctataaatatttgtaggtcTTATTATATAGAGCCGCTTGTCATACAAATTGCATATGGGTTTTCGTGTAGCGTTTTTTATATATCTGTTGATGGCTTTAAGAAAGTTATAAGCGTATGTGATGTTCAGTTTAATACTCAGTTAATACCGGAAGGAAAAGGTTCCATTTAATGTGAGGTGCAGTATTCGTTATAGACAAAGCTTAAACTGCGAAGGTcccagatatacatataagacgAATTCTAGATAATGTTGGACAGAAGCATAGAATGTGTTCAATGTCCTGCCTCCTGCTTTGCACTTTCTGCATGTATTTACTTATGCCTATTCGTCTGGCATGTGATCCCAGTAAATTGTGACCTGTCATTAGGCCAACAACTGTTGTGCTTGTTTTTATTC contains the following coding sequences:
- the LOC105221999 gene encoding enhancer of split m7 protein — its product is MATSAYELSKTYRYRKVMKPLLERKRRARINQCLDELKDLMAECVQQQSGDPEVKLEKADILELTVEHLRKMRQQQTTAKRSDEGARQSFRSGYIKAAHEISRCLATLPNVDVQLGTQLMTQLGLRLNQLESQHQEVRTAVNQPLSVNCGAATPTSSAASSMYSPVSSGYASDNESTTSSQTAASSNGLLQVSATSVWRPW